In Persicimonas caeni, a single window of DNA contains:
- a CDS encoding zinc-dependent alcohol dehydrogenase family protein, with protein MKAYQIQDDFGLDNFKQVERPDPTPGPGQVLVRMKAASPNFRDILMIEGQYNPRQPLPLIPFSDGAGEVAEVGEGVERVEVGDRVMPIFAQDWIAGEPSRARFKSTLGGPLDGAIAEYVLVDQKGVVPIPEHLSFEEAATLPCAALTAWNALAEHGDVKAGDVVVCQGTGGVSMFGLQFAQLLGAEVIMTSSSNEKLERVAQMGASHGINYRDEEKWGKVVRKLTGGRGADHIIEVGGAGTLQQSLTAVRYGGQVSVIGVLSGVAQKLNVIPILMHNIRVQGIFVGSREMLENMVRAIEVNEMRPVVDRVFEFGEAREALEYMKAGKHFGKVVVRI; from the coding sequence ATGAAAGCCTACCAAATCCAAGACGACTTCGGACTCGATAACTTCAAGCAAGTCGAGCGTCCCGACCCGACCCCGGGCCCCGGCCAGGTGCTCGTGCGCATGAAGGCCGCCTCGCCGAATTTCCGCGACATCTTGATGATCGAGGGGCAATACAATCCCCGCCAACCCCTGCCGCTGATCCCGTTCTCCGACGGCGCCGGCGAGGTGGCTGAGGTCGGCGAGGGCGTCGAGCGCGTCGAGGTGGGCGACCGGGTCATGCCGATCTTCGCCCAGGACTGGATCGCCGGGGAGCCGAGCCGCGCCAGGTTCAAGAGCACGCTGGGCGGCCCGCTCGACGGGGCCATCGCCGAGTACGTGCTCGTCGACCAAAAGGGCGTGGTGCCCATCCCCGAGCACCTGAGCTTCGAGGAGGCGGCCACGCTGCCGTGCGCGGCGTTGACTGCCTGGAACGCGCTCGCCGAGCACGGCGACGTCAAAGCGGGCGACGTGGTCGTCTGCCAGGGCACCGGCGGCGTGTCGATGTTCGGGCTGCAATTCGCCCAGCTTCTGGGGGCCGAGGTGATCATGACCTCGAGCTCCAACGAGAAGCTCGAGCGCGTCGCCCAGATGGGCGCCTCGCACGGCATCAATTATCGCGACGAAGAGAAGTGGGGCAAAGTCGTGCGCAAGCTGACCGGCGGCCGCGGCGCCGACCACATCATCGAGGTGGGCGGGGCGGGCACCCTGCAGCAATCGCTCACGGCGGTGCGCTACGGCGGGCAGGTCAGCGTCATCGGGGTGTTGAGCGGGGTGGCCCAGAAGCTAAACGTCATCCCGATCCTGATGCACAATATTCGCGTGCAGGGCATCTTCGTGGGCAGCCGCGAGATGCTCGAGAATATGGTGCGCGCCATCGAGGTCAACGAGATGCGCCCGGTGGTCGACCGGGTCTTCGAGTTCGGCGAGGCGAGGGAGGCGTTGGAGTATATGAAGGCGGGCAAGCACTTTGGGAAGGTGGTGGTGAGGATTTGA
- a CDS encoding DUF2330 domain-containing protein, with product MPLNIRNRLAICAMTACAFAGITAAAPQTAEACGGFFCNSQQPVNQQAERIIFSQNTDGTVSAVVQIMYQGPASEFAWLLPVSGSPEVSVSSNAAFQRLQNATAPTYRLNTTIEGDCAQPDWDNAGGGVDAGTSADAGAGGGGGGVTVVNQGAVGPYNYTTISVDSGTSDPAQAAIDWLTQNNYDVTNIGADLIRPYLEDGMNIIAFKLTKSKDAGDIRPVKLTYPAELPMIPIKLTAVAANDDMGVLVWVLGESRAIASNYRSLVLNDALINWFNPTSNYDDVVTQAANEANGQGFVTEYADGATNVDGVIFSDGEFVNWSNINDPSQWQDDHGELIMEVLRSYGTFDGFNLVVDETVPLPSGSTTQDFLNCPSCVFNGSSGGSDAGFGTLPAQIDGFSPDAFLSAVEEHVITPMQETEALVDSRPYITRMYTTMSAGDMTLDPVFDFNDTLGNVSNQHVADRTIYCSQAVTVREAPWKAVLPSGEEVHGQGASWPLSADDGLPANRQVRQEHNTGSGDTIEDNTDSIATTIAEHNATVSLDPGEVDNGGDAAGGDVGAASDAGAGAGGDSDSGCSATGTGVPVGGALAVALLLGVARLRRREVG from the coding sequence ATGCCGCTGAATATTCGAAACCGCCTGGCGATTTGCGCCATGACCGCCTGCGCGTTCGCAGGCATCACAGCCGCCGCACCGCAGACCGCCGAAGCCTGTGGCGGCTTCTTCTGCAACTCGCAGCAGCCGGTCAACCAGCAGGCCGAGCGGATCATCTTCTCGCAGAACACCGACGGCACCGTCAGCGCCGTGGTCCAGATCATGTATCAGGGCCCGGCCAGCGAATTTGCCTGGCTGCTGCCGGTTAGCGGCTCGCCCGAGGTGAGCGTGTCGTCGAACGCCGCCTTCCAGCGGCTGCAAAACGCCACCGCGCCGACCTACCGGCTCAATACGACCATCGAGGGTGACTGCGCTCAGCCCGATTGGGACAACGCCGGCGGCGGCGTCGACGCCGGAACGAGCGCTGATGCCGGCGCCGGCGGCGGTGGCGGCGGCGTGACCGTGGTCAACCAGGGCGCCGTCGGCCCCTACAACTACACCACGATTTCGGTCGACTCGGGGACGTCCGACCCAGCCCAGGCGGCCATCGATTGGCTCACGCAGAACAACTACGACGTGACCAATATCGGCGCCGACCTCATTCGGCCGTACCTCGAAGACGGCATGAATATCATCGCCTTCAAGCTGACCAAGTCGAAGGACGCCGGCGATATTCGCCCGGTTAAGCTCACCTACCCGGCCGAGCTGCCGATGATCCCCATCAAGCTGACCGCCGTGGCCGCCAACGACGACATGGGCGTGCTGGTGTGGGTCCTGGGCGAGTCGCGCGCCATCGCCAGCAACTACCGCTCGCTGGTGCTCAACGACGCGCTCATCAACTGGTTCAACCCCACCTCGAACTACGACGACGTGGTCACCCAGGCCGCCAACGAGGCCAACGGCCAGGGCTTCGTGACCGAGTATGCCGACGGGGCGACCAACGTCGACGGCGTCATCTTCTCCGACGGGGAGTTCGTCAACTGGAGCAACATCAACGACCCGAGCCAGTGGCAGGACGACCACGGCGAGCTCATCATGGAGGTGCTGCGCAGCTACGGCACCTTCGACGGCTTCAACCTCGTCGTCGACGAGACCGTGCCGCTGCCGTCTGGCTCGACGACCCAAGACTTTCTGAACTGCCCGAGCTGCGTCTTTAACGGAAGCTCCGGCGGCTCGGACGCGGGCTTCGGCACGCTGCCCGCCCAGATCGACGGCTTCAGCCCCGACGCCTTCTTGAGCGCGGTCGAAGAGCACGTCATCACCCCGATGCAGGAGACCGAGGCGCTCGTCGACTCGCGCCCCTACATCACCCGCATGTACACCACCATGTCGGCCGGCGACATGACCCTCGACCCGGTCTTCGACTTCAACGACACCCTCGGCAATGTGAGCAACCAGCACGTCGCCGACCGCACGATTTACTGCTCCCAGGCGGTCACCGTCCGCGAAGCTCCCTGGAAAGCCGTGCTCCCCAGCGGCGAAGAGGTCCACGGCCAAGGGGCGAGTTGGCCGCTGAGCGCCGACGACGGCCTGCCGGCCAACCGCCAGGTGCGCCAAGAGCACAACACCGGCAGCGGCGACACCATCGAGGACAACACCGACTCGATCGCGACCACCATCGCCGAGCACAACGCCACGGTCTCGCTCGACCCGGGCGAGGTGGACAATGGCGGCGATGCGGCAGGAGGTGATGTCGGCGCCGCTAGCGATGCCGGCGCGGGCGCGGGCGGCGACAGCGATAGCGGCTGCTCTGCGACGGGCACGGGCGTGCCTGTCGGGGGTGCGTTGGCTGTGGCGCTGTTGCTGGGAGTGGCGAGGTTGCGAAGGAGAGAGGTTGGGTAA
- the aceB gene encoding malate synthase A gives MSNTTLELPEGVQVTAEVTDAHAEILTQEALEFVATLQREFNSRRLELLEKRDERDARIQQGEQPDFLESTREIREGDWKVGPIPEDLQKRNVEITGPVDRKMVINALNSGADVFMADFEDSNSPTWDNNVLGQRNLRDAVRGDIEYDHPTKDKVYKLEDNPATLLVRPRGWHLVEKHVTVDGEPISASLFDFGLYFFHNAQALLDNGTGPYFYLPKLESHLEARLWNDVFCHAQDAVGIDRGTIKATVLIENILAAFEMDEILYEIKEHAAGHNAGRWDYIFSVIKKFRNDGDFLLPDRAQVTMGVPFMKAYAELLVKTCHKRGAHAIGGMASFIPSRKDEEVNKKAFRKVKEDKEREVSQGYDGTWVAHPDLVPVARAPFDKKLEGRPHQKDVMREDVTASAADLLNTDIEGGQITEEGLRLNINVGIQYIASWLGGQGAAAIYNLMEDAATAEISRSQVWQWIHHPDARLSDGREVTAELYKEIVPEELEKIEELWGEYYDPERFELARKLFDRLSLEDEFIDFLTLIAYDHLD, from the coding sequence GGCTCGAGCTTCTCGAGAAGCGCGACGAGCGCGACGCTCGCATCCAACAGGGCGAGCAGCCTGACTTTTTGGAATCGACCCGCGAAATTCGCGAGGGCGACTGGAAAGTCGGCCCCATCCCCGAAGATCTGCAAAAACGCAACGTCGAGATCACCGGCCCGGTCGACCGTAAGATGGTCATCAATGCGCTCAACTCGGGCGCCGACGTCTTCATGGCCGACTTCGAGGACTCGAACTCGCCGACCTGGGACAACAACGTGCTGGGTCAGCGCAACCTGCGCGATGCGGTGCGCGGCGACATCGAGTACGACCACCCGACCAAAGACAAAGTCTACAAGCTCGAAGACAACCCAGCGACTCTGCTGGTGCGTCCGCGCGGCTGGCACCTGGTCGAAAAGCACGTGACCGTCGACGGCGAGCCGATCAGCGCCTCGCTGTTCGACTTCGGCCTGTACTTCTTCCACAACGCTCAGGCGCTACTGGACAACGGCACCGGCCCGTACTTCTACCTGCCCAAGCTCGAGAGCCACCTCGAGGCGCGGCTGTGGAACGACGTGTTCTGCCACGCCCAGGACGCTGTGGGCATCGACCGCGGCACCATCAAGGCGACCGTTCTCATCGAGAATATCCTGGCCGCCTTCGAGATGGACGAGATCCTGTACGAGATCAAAGAGCACGCCGCCGGCCACAATGCCGGGCGTTGGGACTATATCTTCAGCGTCATCAAGAAGTTTCGTAACGACGGCGACTTTCTGCTCCCCGACCGCGCGCAAGTCACCATGGGCGTGCCGTTCATGAAGGCGTATGCCGAGCTTCTGGTCAAGACGTGCCACAAGCGCGGCGCCCACGCCATCGGCGGCATGGCCTCGTTCATCCCCAGTCGCAAGGACGAAGAGGTCAACAAAAAGGCGTTCCGCAAAGTCAAAGAAGACAAGGAGCGCGAAGTCAGCCAGGGCTATGACGGCACCTGGGTGGCCCACCCCGACCTCGTCCCGGTCGCTCGCGCGCCCTTCGACAAAAAGCTCGAAGGCCGCCCGCACCAAAAAGACGTGATGCGCGAAGACGTGACCGCGTCGGCCGCCGACCTTCTGAACACCGACATCGAAGGTGGCCAGATCACCGAAGAGGGTCTGCGTCTGAACATCAACGTGGGCATCCAGTACATCGCCTCGTGGCTTGGCGGCCAGGGGGCGGCGGCCATCTACAACCTGATGGAGGATGCAGCGACCGCCGAAATCTCCCGCTCACAAGTTTGGCAGTGGATCCACCACCCCGACGCTCGATTGAGCGACGGACGGGAAGTCACCGCCGAGCTCTACAAGGAGATCGTCCCCGAAGAACTCGAGAAAATCGAGGAACTTTGGGGCGAGTATTACGACCCGGAGCGGTTCGAGCTTGCCCGCAAGCTCTTCGATCGCTTGAGCTTGGAAGACGAGTTTATCGACTTCCTGACGCTCATCGCCTACGACCACTTGGATTGA
- the aceA gene encoding isocitrate lyase, whose protein sequence is MTKHQGASAQELEEQWSSDPRWEGIKRPYGGEQVVKLRGSVQIEHTLAKIGAEKLWHRFKNEAPVRALSALTGNQAVQEVQAGLKAVYVSGWQTAGDANTAGEMYPDQSLYPVDSVPKLVSRINKALQRSDQIESLNGGGETDWFAPIVADAEAGFGGNLNAFELMKAMIASGAAGVHFEDQLASAKKCGHMGGKVLVPASEFRNKLVAARLASDVCGVPTLLVARTDADSADLLTNNVDPLDEKFITGDRTSEGFYRVDGGLEYAIERALAYAPYADLLWCETKTPDVGEAREFAQAIHEKYPNKMLAYNCSPSFNWKRHLDDKTIRTFQDQLGDLGYVLQFVTLSGFHALNTAMFELALDYKERGMAAYSQLQQKEFELEKSDKYRAIKHQSFVGAGYFDEVQMTVTGGESETVALKGSTEEEQFD, encoded by the coding sequence ATGACGAAGCATCAAGGAGCTTCCGCCCAGGAACTCGAAGAACAGTGGAGCAGCGACCCGCGTTGGGAGGGCATCAAACGCCCCTACGGCGGTGAGCAAGTAGTCAAGCTGCGTGGCTCGGTCCAAATCGAGCATACGCTGGCAAAAATCGGTGCCGAAAAATTGTGGCACCGCTTCAAGAATGAGGCCCCGGTGCGAGCGCTCAGCGCGCTGACCGGCAACCAGGCGGTTCAGGAGGTCCAGGCCGGCCTCAAAGCAGTCTACGTCAGCGGTTGGCAAACCGCCGGCGACGCCAACACCGCCGGTGAAATGTACCCCGACCAGAGCCTCTACCCGGTCGACAGCGTCCCCAAACTTGTCAGTCGCATCAACAAGGCCCTGCAGCGCTCCGACCAGATCGAGTCGCTCAACGGCGGTGGCGAAACCGATTGGTTTGCCCCCATCGTGGCCGACGCCGAAGCCGGCTTTGGCGGCAACCTCAACGCCTTCGAACTGATGAAGGCGATGATCGCCTCAGGCGCCGCAGGTGTGCACTTCGAAGACCAGCTCGCCTCGGCCAAGAAATGTGGCCACATGGGCGGCAAGGTGCTCGTGCCGGCAAGTGAGTTCCGCAACAAGCTCGTCGCGGCTCGCCTCGCCTCCGACGTGTGTGGTGTTCCCACGCTTCTGGTCGCCCGCACCGACGCCGACTCGGCTGACCTGCTGACCAACAACGTCGACCCGCTCGACGAGAAGTTCATCACCGGCGACCGCACCTCCGAGGGCTTCTATCGGGTGGACGGCGGCCTCGAGTACGCCATCGAGCGTGCGCTGGCCTACGCCCCTTACGCCGACCTGCTGTGGTGCGAGACCAAGACGCCGGATGTCGGCGAGGCGCGTGAGTTCGCCCAGGCGATCCACGAGAAGTATCCCAACAAGATGCTCGCCTACAACTGCTCGCCGTCGTTCAACTGGAAGCGTCACTTGGATGACAAAACCATCCGCACCTTCCAGGACCAGCTCGGCGACTTGGGCTACGTGCTCCAGTTCGTCACCCTGTCGGGCTTCCACGCCCTGAACACGGCAATGTTCGAGCTGGCGCTCGACTACAAAGAGCGCGGCATGGCCGCTTACTCGCAGCTCCAGCAGAAGGAGTTCGAGCTCGAAAAATCCGACAAGTACCGCGCCATCAAGCACCAGAGCTTCGTGGGCGCCGGCTACTTCGACGAAGTTCAGATGACGGTGACCGGCGGCGAAAGCGAGACGGTGGCCCTCAAAGGTTCGACTGAGGAGGAGCAGTTCGATTGA
- a CDS encoding pyridoxal phosphate-dependent decarboxylase family protein yields the protein MNSDDFRKYAHQLVDWMADYLETVGERRVVPDVEPGEIREQIPGAPPEEAEPFERVFADFQDVIVPGMTHWNHPGWFAYFPANHSPPSILGEMLTATIGAQCMSWQTSPAATELEQVVMGWLSQMLGLPDGFTGVIQDTASTSTLVALLTAREKATGHGFGKSGSAAEGADKLVVYASSEAHSSIAKGVKLAGFGLENLRGVPVDETFAMRPDQLREMIEADLADGLVPACVVSTVGTTSSTAIDPVRAIGEICQKHGVWHHVDAAYAGSAAVLPEKRDILDGMELVDSFVFNPHKWLLTNFDCSAYFVRDVDELLHTCQRQAEYLKTDFDEDAPNFRDWGIPLGRRFRALKLWFVIRTYGVEGLRQMIRAHIDMAQTFRGWVEDDPRFEPLAPSPFGLVCFRYHPPELDASDPSAEAELDRLNEKLLREVNADGRVHLTHTRLAGRYTLRMAIGQWQTTLDDVELAWRLICEKVDLVAGES from the coding sequence ATGAACAGTGACGATTTTCGCAAATACGCCCACCAACTGGTCGATTGGATGGCCGATTACCTCGAGACGGTCGGCGAGCGCCGGGTGGTGCCCGACGTCGAGCCGGGCGAGATTCGCGAGCAGATCCCGGGCGCCCCGCCCGAGGAGGCCGAGCCGTTCGAGCGGGTGTTTGCGGACTTCCAGGACGTCATCGTCCCCGGCATGACCCACTGGAATCACCCGGGGTGGTTCGCCTACTTCCCGGCCAATCACAGCCCGCCGTCGATCCTGGGCGAGATGCTCACCGCGACCATCGGGGCGCAGTGCATGTCGTGGCAGACCTCGCCGGCGGCGACCGAGCTCGAGCAGGTCGTCATGGGGTGGCTGTCGCAGATGTTGGGGCTGCCCGACGGGTTCACGGGCGTGATTCAGGACACCGCGTCGACCTCGACGCTGGTGGCGCTTCTGACCGCGCGCGAGAAGGCGACCGGCCACGGGTTCGGCAAGAGCGGCAGCGCGGCCGAGGGCGCCGACAAGCTCGTCGTCTACGCGTCGAGCGAGGCGCACTCGTCGATCGCCAAGGGCGTCAAGCTCGCCGGGTTCGGCCTCGAGAACCTGCGCGGCGTGCCCGTCGACGAGACCTTCGCGATGCGGCCGGACCAGTTGCGCGAGATGATCGAAGCCGACCTGGCCGACGGGCTCGTGCCCGCGTGCGTCGTCTCGACGGTGGGCACGACCTCGTCGACCGCCATCGACCCGGTGCGCGCCATCGGCGAAATCTGCCAAAAACATGGTGTCTGGCACCATGTCGACGCCGCCTACGCGGGCTCGGCGGCCGTCCTGCCCGAAAAACGCGACATCCTCGACGGCATGGAGCTCGTCGACAGCTTCGTGTTCAACCCGCACAAATGGCTGCTCACCAACTTCGACTGCTCGGCCTACTTCGTGCGCGACGTCGACGAGCTGCTGCACACCTGCCAACGCCAGGCCGAATACCTCAAGACCGACTTCGACGAAGACGCGCCCAACTTCCGCGACTGGGGCATCCCGCTGGGCCGCCGCTTCCGCGCGCTCAAGCTGTGGTTCGTGATTCGCACCTACGGCGTCGAGGGCCTGCGCCAGATGATCCGCGCCCATATCGACATGGCCCAGACCTTCCGCGGCTGGGTCGAGGACGACCCACGCTTCGAGCCGCTGGCGCCCTCGCCGTTCGGCCTCGTCTGCTTCCGCTACCACCCGCCCGAGCTCGACGCGTCCGACCCATCCGCGGAAGCCGAACTCGACCGCCTCAACGAGAAGCTCCTGCGCGAGGTCAACGCCGACGGCCGCGTCCACCTCACCCACACCCGCCTCGCCGGCCGCTACACCCTGCGCATGGCCATAGGCCAATGGCAAACCACCCTCGACGACGTCGAACTCGCGTGGCGCTTGATCTGTGAGAAGGTGGACTTGGTTGCAGGGGAGAGCTAA
- a CDS encoding NAD-dependent epimerase/dehydratase family protein, translated as MSNSSHSPRLLILGGTRFLGPHMVDEAKRRGWRVTLFNRGKSNPDLFDNVEQLRGDRAEGDLAALEGREFDAVIDTSAYYPRAVREVLEVLDGHVDHYAFISTISVYADFSSLGLDEESELATLDDPTTEEVTAETYGGLKVLCEEAAREHFSGRLTIIRPGIVAGPRDHTDRFTYWPVRTARGGKMAVPGSPKDPVQYIDVRDLARWTVDTLAAETTGTFNAVVPDGMVTMDDLIDTCREIVDDPAEPVWVSEDVIAAQDDPASFPMWAPPSGDHRGIFTISSERAIKAGMALRSVEETVEGTLEWFESLPDERRQNLEAGPTPAQEQALLDALS; from the coding sequence GTGTCTAATTCTAGCCACTCGCCTCGCCTACTGATTCTGGGCGGCACCCGCTTTCTCGGCCCGCATATGGTCGACGAGGCCAAGCGTCGCGGCTGGCGCGTCACGCTGTTCAACCGCGGCAAGAGCAACCCCGACCTGTTCGACAACGTCGAGCAGCTGCGCGGCGACCGCGCCGAGGGCGACCTGGCCGCGCTCGAAGGCCGCGAGTTCGACGCGGTCATCGACACCTCGGCGTATTACCCGCGGGCGGTGCGCGAGGTCCTCGAGGTGCTCGACGGCCACGTCGACCACTACGCGTTCATCTCGACGATCTCGGTGTACGCCGACTTCAGCAGCCTGGGCCTCGACGAGGAGAGCGAGCTTGCCACCCTCGACGACCCGACGACCGAAGAGGTCACCGCCGAGACCTACGGCGGGCTCAAAGTCCTGTGCGAAGAGGCCGCCCGCGAGCACTTCTCGGGCCGGCTCACGATCATCCGCCCGGGCATCGTCGCCGGCCCGCGCGACCACACCGACCGGTTCACCTACTGGCCGGTGCGCACCGCGCGCGGCGGCAAGATGGCCGTGCCCGGCTCGCCCAAAGACCCGGTCCAATATATCGACGTGCGCGACCTGGCCCGCTGGACGGTCGACACGCTGGCCGCCGAGACCACCGGCACCTTCAACGCCGTCGTCCCCGACGGCATGGTCACCATGGACGACCTCATCGACACCTGCCGCGAAATCGTCGACGATCCCGCCGAGCCCGTTTGGGTATCAGAGGACGTGATCGCCGCCCAGGACGACCCCGCGAGCTTCCCCATGTGGGCGCCCCCGAGCGGCGACCACCGAGGCATCTTCACGATCAGCTCCGAGCGGGCCATCAAGGCCGGCATGGCCCTGCGCTCGGTCGAAGAGACCGTCGAGGGAACCCTCGAGTGGTTCGAGTCGCTCCCCGACGAGCGCCGCCAAAACCTCGAAGCGGGCCCCACGCCCGCCCAAGAACAAGCGCTGCTCGACGCGCTCTCCTAA
- a CDS encoding D-2-hydroxyacid dehydrogenase has translation MKKRPNIVVLDGYTLNPGDVPWSPVEALADLTVYDRTPDDQVLERARHADILLTNKTPVSGELIDQLDRLAFISVLATGYDVVDVEAAKERGIPVSNVPEYGTDSVAQHTFALILELTNHVALHHAAVRKGAWQESGDFCFWRKPVVELAGKTLGIVGLGKIGRRVAQMGHAFGMRVVGSSRSQKDALPYDDFSWLDTNELFATSDVVSLHCPLTDKTERMVDADLLASMKESAFLVNTARGALVDQEALADALRTGELAGAAVDVVDREPIVDANPLLDAPNCIITPHMAWASVEARRRLMRMTADNVEAFLAGEPRNVVNAQ, from the coding sequence ATGAAGAAACGACCCAACATCGTTGTACTCGACGGCTACACCCTCAACCCCGGCGACGTCCCCTGGTCGCCGGTCGAAGCACTCGCCGACCTCACCGTCTACGACCGCACCCCCGACGACCAAGTCCTCGAGCGTGCGCGCCACGCCGATATCCTGCTGACCAACAAGACGCCGGTCTCCGGCGAACTCATCGACCAGCTCGACCGGCTCGCGTTCATCTCGGTGCTCGCCACCGGCTACGACGTCGTCGACGTCGAGGCCGCCAAGGAGCGCGGCATCCCGGTGTCGAACGTCCCCGAGTACGGCACCGACTCGGTCGCCCAACACACGTTTGCGCTGATTTTGGAGCTCACGAATCACGTCGCGCTGCACCACGCAGCGGTGCGCAAGGGCGCTTGGCAAGAGAGCGGCGACTTTTGCTTCTGGCGAAAGCCGGTCGTCGAACTCGCCGGCAAGACGCTCGGCATCGTCGGCCTGGGCAAGATCGGCCGGCGCGTCGCCCAAATGGGCCACGCGTTCGGCATGCGGGTGGTCGGCTCCTCTCGAAGCCAGAAAGACGCCCTGCCCTACGACGATTTCTCCTGGCTCGATACCAACGAGCTCTTCGCCACGAGCGACGTCGTCAGCCTGCACTGCCCGCTCACTGACAAGACCGAGCGTATGGTCGACGCAGACCTGCTCGCCTCGATGAAAGAGAGCGCCTTTTTGGTCAACACCGCCCGCGGCGCCCTCGTCGACCAAGAAGCGCTCGCCGACGCCCTTCGCACAGGCGAACTCGCCGGCGCAGCCGTCGACGTCGTCGACCGAGAGCCCATCGTCGACGCCAACCCTCTGCTCGACGCGCCCAACTGCATCATCACGCCTCATATGGCGTGGGCGAGCGTCGAGGCGCGCCGCCGGCTGATGCGCATGACCGCCGACAACGTCGAGGCGTTCCTGGCCGGTGAGCCGCGAAACGTGGTGAACGCTCAGTAG